A single region of the Solwaraspora sp. WMMD406 genome encodes:
- a CDS encoding transposase family protein, translated as MYHTTGFTTDQIRDLCVLVRAECQDLDVEPWPPVLGLYRAVVVALTYMRRNRVQAEIAEAHGVSQPTISRAVTGITPVLDRVLTEFVPTADDLSPTDQYIVDGTLLPCWSWRTHRCLYSGKHKTTGMSVQVACTLDGALAWISDPVTGNHHDSYAINDTGVLVTLNPGDWIGDKGYVGNGMITPYKKPKGGELAEWQKEYNRQVNKIRWVVEQVVANLKTWRILHTDYRRPLATFTETISCVIGLHFYRMACE; from the coding sequence ATGTATCATACCACTGGCTTCACCACGGACCAGATCCGCGACCTCTGCGTGCTGGTCCGAGCGGAATGCCAGGATCTGGATGTGGAGCCGTGGCCCCCGGTCCTTGGTCTCTACCGCGCTGTCGTCGTCGCGTTGACCTACATGCGTCGCAACCGCGTCCAAGCGGAGATCGCCGAAGCACACGGCGTCTCCCAGCCGACGATCTCGCGAGCGGTCACCGGCATCACCCCGGTCCTCGATCGCGTGCTGACGGAGTTCGTACCGACAGCCGACGACCTCAGCCCGACCGACCAGTACATCGTCGACGGCACCCTGCTTCCCTGCTGGTCATGGCGCACGCACCGCTGTCTGTACTCCGGCAAGCACAAGACCACGGGCATGAGCGTCCAGGTCGCCTGCACCCTCGACGGCGCGCTCGCCTGGATCTCCGATCCCGTCACCGGCAACCACCACGACTCGTACGCGATCAACGACACCGGGGTCCTCGTCACCCTGAATCCCGGAGACTGGATCGGTGACAAGGGCTACGTCGGCAACGGCATGATCACCCCGTACAAGAAGCCCAAAGGTGGCGAGCTCGCGGAATGGCAGAAGGAATACAACAGGCAGGTCAACAAGATCCGCTGGGTTGTGGAACAGGTCGTCGCGAACCTGAAGACATGGCGGATCCTGCACACCGACTACCGCAGACCGCTCGCGACCTTCACAGAAACGATCTCCTGTGTTATCGGGTTGCACTTCTACAGGATGGCCTGTGAATAG